The Setaria italica strain Yugu1 chromosome VIII, Setaria_italica_v2.0, whole genome shotgun sequence genome includes the window CAGACATGTTTGGATAAATGCTTCCTACTTCCATGGGAGGGTCAGCTTTGTCACACTACTTCAGGGTTTACAGGTGGCTCTTTATCTTTTACTACCTTATCTGCCTTATCCTCATAGCCAGAATCAGAGTCAGAGTCAGCTTTAGAGTCAGAGAGAACAACATCTTCATCTTTGCCTGCAGTTGGGTCAATCTATGACCCTATATCAATGTACATTACTTCCTCATCGACACCCACATGCTCATTTTCTGGTCCTGGGTTATCTAGGTACCTATCTGAAGCGTCCCCacgtaagtagagactaaatgtgatacaaatatcagtcccaggaggctgataacacatttattcgacagataattcagttaccgtacaactcccgagggagtgggcgtgaaagccacgcaacGATAAGCAGTAAATAAATAatagcggctaaccaagcgactgccaaaagacagcactcgggactacacggcatcagcagcagcatcttggaaaggccaacaccacaggcagcgttgggtgcggacacaacctctactcaaggtcctcggtgatgaagtccgggtcttcctctgtagcaacgaagcaagggtgagtacaaacgtactcaacaagtccaaccccatccacggagggggatacaagcaagtttatgcacaggttacaacaaggataggctagagtttatttgcggtaaagctaaattttcaacaTATGCACGGGTTTGTTTTAGAAGGGTTTTGTAAAGCTTTCCTCTAGTgcccgaaacattgagtggggttgatcctacacaaaggatccaagtttttatcgctatcggactccccgtccgccatagcgcacggcacaactgccggactcttccaaaatccaacacacacacacatatacgtgacatccttgcccaagtactagttatgtgaccaagccgtaactcgtccaatgccgtggacacggctacccggataggttttaactctgcagaggttgtatacttttcccacaagtagggtaccgcagcacgatcaccttagtgccggtgcggatcctaacaaagccattacccaccttagctaagactgactagccctcacggaagcacccaaggggttcacggctcatccatgaaaccgtaaccgggacctaagtcaccaagatcttactccttttccatgggctcccgttgctcaccagcacccctgacggctaacagttcagctagtgggatttatgttaagccgttgcccatacaacggtcgagtggttgcacgatggtggaattaggcaagatgacacatcaactcagtccttaatctagacaagatggatatcttccaactttgctcaaccactaaggtacgagcacaacaattTGGCActtcacacaagaaacgcccatccatcccgtctacacatTCCTTTCCTGTGAACCCGGAAAACCATCTTCCCAATTGAACACACGcacacatttattctccaaGTAAACCATTTTAATAATGATTGGAGTTGTGTAACCAATTCCTAAGtgttctagcagtggttatcatctaaacagagcaagtcatatttagagataagcataggataacaaggaatgatcataacaatcaaggggtggctatccaaccatgtcttgcaataaaacaatatgcatttcaTAAAACATGCccataggttgtgtttgaaaaactaggtattaagtatgcatcaaagggtgacattggacttgccgtcttcaaaatcttacgggagttccggctcgcggtactggtcctcagGCTCGGGTTcatggtcaaactcctcctcgggctcctcctcgggcaatccgcgatctacggcacacacaaacagacacacaaataaataaaagaaagatcagtttttaaccgtgagctccgaacagaaaacgttgacggaaaataggtagaaggattattttttggaaatttggatatggatcggcaaAAGTATTCCAGAGGATGGCGTGGTGAAATTTGGgtttaattggaggaagtttggcgcatgaaatgacgggttaaacatgaattaggggcttaaacggaggtttaggactgatttgtaataaaccagggacctttttgtaaatacttttggaggtggaggggcttatctacGAATAGCTttttgagagtggtgggaggaCCTGTTCATAATTTGGGAGAAAGTGGGGGTCAGATCGGAAATCTGGGGTATTCTTATCctcttctccaggaacttggagagagagggagagatggagagtggccggtggtggccggccggccgggcctcgccggcggcgagccgagggccgtgggtggtggtggaggaggaaggggcTCCGTTTTGCCCCTCACCTTGGGGGGGGGGATTGGAGAggagcggccggtggcggcggccttcgggcggaggggcggcggcggcggcttgcggcggcggcggcggtttgcggcggcgtcggcgaccgGAAGTAAGGGCGCATcgggtggtggtgttggtgagTGGGGAGAGGAGCCGGCGAGGGccggcccttttataggcggcggggaGAGCTCCGGTGGTTGGGGTCCGGGCGGCCGgcgtgcggcggtggcgtcgggCGGGGCCGGAGCGGTGGTAGGGGACGGCCGGCAGGGTGCGGTGGGCGGCACGGCACCGGCGGTGCAGGGCGTGCACgcggggcaggggcggccgAGCGCCGGAGTGGACGGCGCAGGCGGCCGGGGACTGGGCCTGGCGCGCGGcccgagggaggcggcggcgtggtcggcGCCGGGCTCCTGGCGTGCGGATGCCGAGCGGCGTGGTGCCAGTAGGGGGTGGCGCTGGGGAGTTAAGGAGCTGGGGCCGGACGTGCggcaccaggaagaagaaagagaaggagagagaagaaggaaggaggaagaaggaagaagaaagagaaagaaggaggaaggaaaaagaaaaggaaaaaaaaggggagggaaaagagaaagaaaagagagggaccggcggcgatcgcggcacgcggtcggagcacgcgcgcggcggtctgttgatggcacgcggcgagatttacgggtACAGGCAAAAGATAGGtggggtcggcatgggtgccgggacggcgaaatcgccggggagatttccgatttccgggagctcagcggtaaaaagattttaaaggcaattttaacgggtgattttagttggtggtTTCTGCGGATGTTACACTATCTTCTAGCTGTGTCTTAGTGAAAACGTGAAAACGGGTGTTTTAGTGCAACCTTGTGTCTATGTAAACTTGCTAGTCTCCAGATGCTTAGGATCTGGCATTGAAGGGGTGCATGGGACTTGAACACACTCATGCCACAATGGTAGGGCTGGTGCCTCACAACTAGGATGATGACGAGCAATGGAAATGTATCAGTCTTGGTACTGACATGTTTGGCAAACATTTCAACTAGTTTTTGTTAGATTTCACTTCGATGTTTGACATGATGTCAGCACAATAATAGAAGAATTTGACTACATCACCATAGCAGCCAAGGTACTTGTCCTCAATTTCCTCCGGTAGTTCTTTGAAATTGGTAATGTCAGCATCGACAACCTTGTTACAGCTGTACCATCTGCTTCGGGTATTGTTGGTAATAAGACGGATTTCTAAGTTGTAGCTCGTTTTCGGGTCCATCCTACAGATGAACACCCACCAATTTTAAGCATCACCCTAGCATCTAGACCTCCCACATGAAATGCTTGAGAATGGACAAAGGGAATGGGCACTCACCCTTCTGAAAGCCATCTAGGTTGCTCCTTTGGCTCCGCCATTGTCAATCCGTGAGCAAATCCTCCTTCCGCCAGTGCGCACGGCCCCAAATCCAGCAGATGCACCTTCCTCGCTACCCCATCTCCCTCTTCTTCATGTGGTCAAATTCTTGGGACTAGATCTGCAACCCTTCGCCGCTGCCGACTTCCTAGGTTTTCGCCACCTatgagagagcgagagagagaggttgagagaggagagaaggagaCGGGTGGGGTATTGGAGCCGGTCAAGGTCAAGAGGAGGCCTACGCACTGATGTAGAGAGGGTAAAATGGAAATTCACCCCATTGATTTTGGTTCGGTCAAGAGAAAATTGGGTTGATGGTCGAGCGGGATCACAAACTTTTTTAATGATATGCATGGAATTGAGAACTTATAACGGTACACACGGAATTGCCCTAGGAATAGCAGATGTGAATaagccatgtttagttcactccaaaatcccaactttgacactatgcaaaaagaaaattccccatcacatcaaacttgcggtacatgcatggagtactgaatgtagacgaaataaaaaactaattgcacagttttgttgtactttgcgaaacgaatcttttgagcctaattagtcaatatttggacaataattcacaaatacaaacgaaacgctacagtattgctacagtaattttggcaccccAAAGTTTGGAAAACTAAGGCCTAACGTCAAAAAAGCTACTCTTCTTCTGCCCGCTTCTGCAATCTACTTAGGCCCACTCGTCCGGTTCTGTGTTGGATGGGTTGAATTGCTAGCCCACCAGAGAACGAACAAAGGCCCACTCCTTGCGCTAGGTTTAACTTCGGTGAACACGGGAAGTACAAGGGTTCTCTTCCGAGTTCCGTCGACTCCAGGGCGGCGCGCTAACCGCTAATCCTCTCCGGCCGCTGAGCCGTCGCCttccgtccccgtcgccggctgctgctgctgcggcagcCGCGGAGTTGAGATTCCGACAAGCGAGGTGAGCCGGCGCTTACTTATCTGTCTTCCGTCTCCCGCTCACGGCCCTATGCCCTCAGTCTCTGATCACGTTTTGGTTTCGTCTCCGCAGCGCCGATACACGCCACCTGTTCGACGGAATGCCTCACCGGTTCGAGACGGCGGCTGAGACGAGCGGGGAGGACCAGGACCTCCTGGGCGCGCTCCCTGACGAGATCCTCCAGCACGTGctctccttccttccctccGACGAAATCGTGCCGACGTGCCTGCTCGCGCGCCGCTGGCGCGACCTCTGGAAGTCCACGCCTGCCCTGCGCATCTCGGACGCCGAGAACAGGTTTTGGGACTACCGGGATATGCACGAATTCGTCAACCATCTGCTGCTCCTCCGCGACAGCGAGCCTATGGACATATGCGAGATCAACTACTCTAGGTACCTCGGGTGGGGTGTCCTTGGCAAAAAGAGGCCGTTTAAGTACGTTGGGACGTGGATCCGATATGCCTTGAGGCACAAAGCTCGGGTGCTCCGTGTCATCATCCACAAGGAAAATAAGCACTTCGAGCTTGACAGCGCTCCTCTCATCTCGCAGCACCTGACAGTCCTGGAGCTCAGCGGTGTACAATTGGATGATCGTGCCCTGGATTTATCAAGATATCCTGCGTTGAAGGATCTGAAGATCACAGAGTGCATCATTGTGGCCCGTAAGATCTCATCTCAATCCCTACGCCACCTTATCGTTAATGATAACGTCTTTGGTCCTGGCCTGCGCATACAGATTTCTATCCCAAGTCTAGTCTCACTACATCTAAAGGGTTTTGCGGGCCGGACTCCAGTACTTGAAAGTATGCCATTGCTGGAAACAGCACATGTAGCACTTGGCGCGGAATGCGATGACCGTTGTGACAATAGCAGCTCGGGAAATTGTGGCAAGGATACTTGTAAGGGTTGTCATGACTGTCCTGATGGCCCCGAGAGGTGTGTCCTTCTCAGAGGGCTATCTAATGCCACCGATTTGAAGTTGATAGCTGAACTAAATGTGGTACGTTTGTGCTTCTTAACTCCTATCTTTGCTGTCCACATTTTTACCTCTAGAATTTATATACCTCGTTATACATGAATAAACCATTTGGTTCCTTATGGTCTTTCACACTTAACAGCTTACACCTCTTATCACCATTTGTTTCCTTGGATATTTCAGCCAGTATGTCCTACTTAATGATCTTTTGACAATTATAGTTGTATTATTCATGTAATGTGGCTTATGTATCTAGAGCATTAGGCATCATGTGGATGAAAAATGTAAGACCGAATATGATTAGTTCGTGCTGATTTCTGCAATAGTTGGAGCTTGCATTCACTGTATTGTCCTGACTAGATGTAGATATACTTCAAAATACAACATGGATTAAATATGCTCTCATACCCTTCCATAGCTACTTTCAAACTGCAAATATCTATTAAACTTACATATACTTTTTTTAATAGCATCGTTCTATTAACTAACCAGAGTTTGATCTGCTCCTCTTCTCTTGTCCAGTTTATTTTCAAAAGGGATTTGATATTCTGCCCTACATTTAGCAAGTTGAAGACATTGTTACTTTTTGGATGGTCTGTGGCTGTTGACCCCTCTTCTGTAGTTTTCCTTCTCCAGCACTCACCAGTTCTCGAGAAGCTCACTCTTCAACTTTATAAGGTATATATTTTCTTTATACTTGATAACTGCATGTCCACTAAAGTAACTGTGTGTACATATTTGATCTTTTATAAATTTCTTTAGGTTCCTGAAGGAAGCCAAAATCCAGAGAACCACTATGCGTTCGCACACC containing:
- the LOC101781438 gene encoding putative F-box/LRR-repeat protein At4g15060, which codes for MPHRFETAAETSGEDQDLLGALPDEILQHVLSFLPSDEIVPTCLLARRWRDLWKSTPALRISDAENRFWDYRDMHEFVNHLLLLRDSEPMDICEINYSRYLGWGVLGKKRPFKYVGTWIRYALRHKARVLRVIIHKENKHFELDSAPLISQHLTVLELSGVQLDDRALDLSRYPALKDLKITECIIVARKISSQSLRHLIVNDNVFGPGLRIQISIPSLVSLHLKGFAGRTPVLESMPLLETAHVALGAECDDRCDNSSSGNCGKDTCKGCHDCPDGPERCVLLRGLSNATDLKLIAELNVFIFKRDLIFCPTFSKLKTLLLFGWSVAVDPSSVVFLLQHSPVLEKLTLQLYKVPEGSQNPENHYAFAHLKIVEGERREVEESAQNFLKSHYGIPVDLIKIQEPNGSSYSSCWRADNYIDKEEDMPSLVYPTNNNVDENDDDIYFLGHLFPW